A single window of Streptomyces sudanensis DNA harbors:
- a CDS encoding LysE family translocator: MVSADRLLAFAAMSFLLIVIPGPSVLFVIGRALAQGRRAALTTVAGNTVGAYVLIVAVAFGVGAVVERSVLVFTALKLVGAAYLVFLGVRTWRERGSLQAVVSGAGAAQGGLRTFWEGFAVGVTNPKTLVFFAAVLPQFVDRGQGHVAAQMLLLGLVFSAIAVVSDMVWGVAAATARDWFARSPRRLSLVGGVGGLAMVGLGVTVAATGRED; encoded by the coding sequence ATGGTGTCTGCCGACCGTTTGCTCGCCTTCGCGGCCATGTCGTTCCTGCTGATCGTGATTCCAGGTCCCAGCGTGCTGTTCGTGATCGGGCGGGCGCTGGCGCAGGGGCGCCGTGCCGCGTTGACCACGGTTGCGGGGAACACGGTCGGTGCCTATGTGCTGATCGTCGCCGTGGCCTTCGGGGTCGGGGCGGTGGTGGAACGCTCGGTGCTCGTCTTCACGGCGCTCAAGCTGGTGGGCGCCGCGTACCTGGTGTTCCTCGGCGTCAGGACATGGCGCGAGCGCGGGTCGCTGCAGGCGGTGGTCTCCGGGGCGGGAGCGGCGCAAGGCGGTCTGCGGACGTTCTGGGAGGGATTCGCGGTCGGCGTGACCAATCCCAAGACCCTTGTGTTCTTCGCTGCCGTGTTGCCGCAATTCGTCGATCGCGGTCAGGGGCATGTCGCGGCGCAAATGCTGTTGCTGGGCTTGGTCTTCAGCGCCATCGCCGTGGTGTCCGACATGGTGTGGGGTGTGGCCGCGGCCACCGCCCGGGACTGGTTCGCGCGCTCACCGCGGCGGCTCTCCCTGGTCGGCGGGGTCGGCGGGCTCGCCATGGTCGGGCTCGGTGTCACCGTCGCCGCGACGGGACGCGAGGACTGA
- the lon gene encoding endopeptidase La, producing the protein MTSTSEPLTLPVLPLDDEVVLPGMVVPLDLSDNEVRAAVEAAQAAVRDGSGKPRVLLVPRVDGTYAGIGVLGTVEQVGRLSDGDPGALIRGRARVRIGAGTTGPGAALWVEGTLVEEAAPDPLPGAVAELAKEYKALATSWLRRRGAWQVVDRVQQIDDVSALADNAGYSPFLTTAQKVALLEAVEPVARLRLATEQLRDHLAEQDVAESIAKDVQEGVDRQQREFLLRRQLEAVRKELRELNGEDAEGGTDDYRARVEDADLPEKVREAALKEVGKLERASDQSPEGSWIRTWLDTVLEMPWNERTEDHYDIRGAREVLDAEHAGLEDVKERITEYLAVRKRRADRGLGVVGGRRGGAVLALVGPPGVGKTSLGESVARAMGRRFVRVALGGVRDEAEIRGHRRTYVGALPGRIVRAVKEAGSMNPVVLLDEIDKVGSDFRGDPAAALLEVLDPAQNHTFRDHYLEVELDLSDVVFLATANVREAIPEALLDRMEVVRLDGYTEDEKIVIARGHLLPRQLERAGLDRDEVAVEEAALRRLAGEYTREAGVRDLERSVARLLRKIAARAELGDRELPFTVREDDLRDLLGRPHHVPESAQDPAERRTSVPGVATGLAVTGAGGDVLFVEASLADAETGAAGLTLTGQLGDVMKESAQIALSFLRSHGAELELPVTGLKDRGVHIHFPAGAVPKDGPSAGVTMTTALASLLSGRLVRTDVAMTGEVSLTGRVLPIGGVKQKLLAAHRAGITTVVIPKRNEPDLDDVPAEVLDKLEVHTVTDVRQVLDIALTPATTGAGADRGSDEAAPAPAAA; encoded by the coding sequence ATGACTTCGACGTCCGAACCGCTCACCCTGCCCGTGCTGCCGCTCGACGACGAGGTCGTCCTGCCGGGGATGGTGGTGCCGCTGGACCTGTCCGACAACGAGGTGCGCGCCGCCGTCGAGGCCGCCCAGGCGGCCGTGCGGGACGGCAGCGGCAAGCCGCGGGTGCTGCTGGTGCCGCGGGTGGACGGCACGTACGCGGGGATCGGCGTCCTGGGGACGGTCGAACAGGTCGGACGGCTCTCCGACGGCGATCCGGGGGCGCTCATCCGGGGCCGGGCGCGCGTGCGGATCGGGGCCGGGACGACCGGGCCGGGGGCCGCGCTGTGGGTGGAGGGCACCCTGGTGGAAGAGGCCGCGCCCGACCCGCTGCCCGGTGCCGTCGCCGAGCTGGCCAAGGAGTACAAGGCCCTCGCCACCAGCTGGCTGCGCAGGCGCGGCGCCTGGCAGGTCGTCGACCGCGTCCAGCAGATCGACGACGTCTCCGCCCTGGCGGACAACGCCGGGTACTCCCCGTTCCTCACCACCGCCCAGAAGGTCGCCCTGCTGGAGGCCGTCGAGCCCGTCGCCCGGCTGAGGCTCGCCACCGAGCAGCTGCGCGACCACCTGGCCGAGCAGGACGTGGCGGAGTCCATCGCCAAGGACGTCCAGGAGGGCGTCGACCGGCAGCAGCGCGAGTTCCTGCTGCGCCGGCAGCTCGAAGCCGTGCGCAAGGAGCTCCGCGAGCTGAACGGCGAGGACGCCGAGGGCGGCACGGACGACTACCGGGCCCGCGTCGAGGACGCCGACCTGCCGGAGAAGGTCCGCGAGGCCGCCCTGAAGGAGGTCGGCAAGCTGGAGCGCGCCAGCGACCAGTCCCCCGAGGGCTCCTGGATCCGCACCTGGCTGGACACGGTCCTGGAGATGCCGTGGAACGAGCGGACCGAGGACCACTACGACATCCGCGGCGCCAGGGAGGTCCTCGACGCCGAGCACGCCGGACTGGAGGACGTGAAGGAGCGCATCACCGAGTACCTCGCCGTCCGCAAGCGCCGCGCCGACCGGGGCCTCGGCGTCGTCGGCGGGCGCCGCGGCGGGGCCGTGCTCGCGCTGGTGGGGCCGCCCGGCGTGGGCAAGACGAGCCTCGGCGAGTCCGTCGCCCGCGCGATGGGCCGCAGGTTCGTGCGCGTCGCGCTCGGCGGCGTACGGGACGAGGCGGAGATCCGCGGCCACCGGCGGACGTACGTCGGAGCCCTGCCCGGCCGGATCGTCCGCGCCGTCAAGGAGGCCGGCTCCATGAACCCGGTCGTCCTGCTCGACGAGATCGACAAGGTGGGCTCCGACTTCCGGGGCGACCCGGCCGCGGCCCTGCTGGAAGTCCTCGACCCGGCGCAGAACCACACGTTCCGCGACCACTACCTCGAAGTCGAACTCGACCTCAGCGACGTCGTCTTCCTCGCCACGGCGAACGTGCGGGAGGCCATTCCCGAGGCGCTCCTGGACCGCATGGAGGTGGTCAGGCTCGACGGCTACACCGAGGACGAGAAGATCGTCATCGCCCGCGGGCACCTGCTCCCACGCCAGCTGGAGCGCGCCGGGCTCGACCGGGACGAGGTGGCGGTCGAGGAGGCCGCGCTGCGCCGGCTGGCCGGCGAGTACACCCGCGAGGCCGGCGTGCGGGACCTGGAGCGGTCCGTCGCCCGCCTCCTGCGGAAGATCGCCGCCCGGGCCGAACTGGGCGACCGGGAGCTGCCGTTCACCGTCCGCGAGGACGACCTGCGCGACCTCCTCGGGAGGCCGCACCACGTGCCCGAGTCCGCCCAGGACCCGGCCGAGCGCCGCACGTCCGTCCCCGGCGTCGCGACCGGCCTGGCCGTCACCGGCGCGGGCGGCGACGTGCTGTTCGTCGAGGCGTCCCTCGCCGACGCGGAGACCGGCGCCGCGGGGCTCACCCTCACCGGGCAGCTCGGCGACGTGATGAAGGAGTCCGCGCAGATCGCGCTCTCCTTCCTCCGCTCCCACGGCGCGGAACTCGAACTGCCCGTCACCGGGCTCAAGGACCGGGGCGTCCACATCCACTTCCCCGCCGGGGCGGTGCCGAAGGACGGGCCGAGCGCCGGTGTCACCATGACGACCGCGCTTGCCTCCCTGCTCAGCGGCCGGCTGGTACGGACGGACGTGGCCATGACCGGCGAGGTGTCGCTGACCGGCCGCGTGCTGCCGATCGGCGGCGTCAAGCAGAAGCTGCTCGCCGCCCACCGGGCCGGTATCACCACGGTCGTCATCCCGAAGCGGAACGAACCCGACCTCGACGACGTGCCCGCCGAGGTGCTCGACAAGCTGGAGGTCCACACGGTGACGGACGTCCGCCAGGTCCTGGACATCGCCCTGACCCCCGCGACCACCGGCGCCGGGGCGGACCGGGGAAGCGACGAGGCGGCTCCGGCCCCCGCTGCCGCCTGA
- a CDS encoding MarR family winged helix-turn-helix transcriptional regulator: MRESGGDGGPVYGEPDPDGGCGGPAPDGDSGGRNADGGADRAYLALERELAVFLRRARASSGEMAREVHPDLEPAAYGLLVRLDEAGGRRATELAAYFGVGKATMSRQLKALEELGLIVREPDPADGRASLVRLTEEGRDRFRRVRDARRARYVRKLADWDRAEVAELARLLHQLNTRAEGRDPAGP; encoded by the coding sequence ATGCGGGAGAGCGGTGGGGACGGCGGGCCGGTGTACGGCGAGCCGGATCCGGACGGCGGCTGCGGCGGACCGGCCCCGGACGGCGACTCAGGCGGGCGGAACGCGGACGGCGGCGCGGACCGGGCGTACCTCGCCCTCGAACGCGAACTCGCCGTGTTCCTGCGGCGGGCCCGCGCCTCCTCCGGCGAGATGGCCCGGGAGGTCCACCCGGACCTCGAACCGGCCGCGTACGGACTGCTCGTCAGGCTCGACGAGGCGGGCGGCCGGCGGGCCACCGAACTCGCCGCGTACTTCGGCGTGGGCAAGGCCACGATGAGCCGTCAGCTGAAGGCCCTGGAGGAACTGGGCCTCATCGTCCGCGAACCGGACCCGGCGGACGGCCGCGCCTCGCTCGTGCGGCTCACCGAGGAGGGCCGGGACCGCTTCCGCCGTGTCCGCGACGCCCGTCGCGCCCGGTACGTGCGCAAGCTCGCCGACTGGGACCGCGCGGAGGTGGCGGAACTGGCCCGGCTGCTCCACCAGCTCAACACCCGCGCCGAGGGCCGGGACCCCGCGGGCCCGTGA
- a CDS encoding nitrate- and nitrite sensing domain-containing protein, with protein sequence MTGVALVGVTVIGAGAPGVLATSADLKESQNLVTLAELNRQAVTLAHSLADERDEITAHIAAGRGKAAEGGADGSGAGAGRAKPGTHSARVDRQIEEIRAAAPDDVRRALADVPSLRRTALAGDGTATAAHRAYTEVIDKLRALAARLADRTPARAAGGPGRAPAELGLAVEQASATRGFLLAALAVPEPGGTGRTVYDPVSGGYVTEEDPGAEAAARVRDELSAAAHRARVREQVSLADFEGAADAATRESLAATVTGPEVKAAEAYLGKLADGPQLTRAERRTDPERLSDALTARIEQMRGVESALATRQVERMERLRDDDVTALELRIALLGGCLLVAIGVSTAVARTLTRPLAVLRLGAARVAEAPESEEPIRFTGRNDEFAQVVRSLNTLHGKLLELGSRAARDGEREAAAELAARHAELRAETERLTAELERQRHGAHHTFVNLSLRTLGLVERQLTVIEKLEEREQDPEQLSTLFKLDHMATVMRRHSENLLILAGHEHAHAHQGPVPLVDVLRAAVSEIERYERVAIQSLPQRAYVAGFAADDISHLLAELLENATSFSPPEARVRLSGWSSDGGGVTLSVRDEGIGIPPARLADLNARLADPELAAEGEGLGLRVAALLAARHGVRVELRAEQDGGVTALVVLPQGLLPDAPAEVPPAMALAEGMPAVSLPGAAEADSTALLEGGEAGTAPETAGPAARRAGTGTGSGQEAAAGAGPEPAAPESGKPVPGKADPEGAPTEDTGSEDAAPGRTGAKGVRREAEDGPADPPAGHTGPAGADEPPATTTGPSAATEADAEPGLEPDTDGPAVHEATLQVRLPAPDGAQEHQRTADEGAGPEWGAGGGAGPERVTDKGLPKRTPRIVGTGTPRAERTGGVNAEELRRRLGGFHRGAKEGRRDAEAEITGAEEAVPGTGNTVEEAHR encoded by the coding sequence ATGACCGGTGTCGCCCTGGTCGGCGTCACCGTCATCGGCGCCGGGGCGCCCGGCGTCCTCGCCACCTCCGCGGACCTGAAGGAGTCGCAGAACCTCGTCACCCTCGCCGAGCTGAACCGGCAGGCGGTCACCCTCGCCCACTCCCTCGCCGACGAGCGCGACGAGATCACCGCCCACATCGCCGCCGGCCGCGGCAAGGCGGCGGAGGGCGGCGCGGACGGCTCCGGGGCGGGCGCGGGCCGCGCGAAGCCCGGCACCCACAGCGCCCGCGTGGACCGCCAGATCGAGGAGATCCGGGCCGCCGCCCCCGACGACGTGCGCCGCGCCCTCGCCGACGTGCCCTCCCTCCGCCGCACCGCCCTCGCCGGCGACGGCACCGCGACGGCCGCCCACCGCGCGTACACCGAGGTCATCGACAAGCTGCGGGCCCTCGCCGCCCGGCTCGCCGACCGCACTCCCGCGCGCGCGGCCGGCGGCCCCGGCCGCGCCCCCGCCGAACTCGGCCTGGCCGTCGAACAGGCCTCCGCCACCCGCGGGTTCCTCCTCGCCGCGCTCGCCGTGCCCGAACCGGGTGGTACCGGACGCACGGTGTACGACCCGGTCAGCGGCGGCTACGTCACCGAGGAGGACCCCGGCGCCGAGGCCGCCGCGCGGGTCCGCGACGAGCTGAGCGCCGCCGCCCACCGGGCCCGCGTGCGCGAGCAGGTCTCCCTCGCGGACTTCGAGGGCGCCGCCGACGCCGCCACCCGCGAGTCGCTCGCCGCCACCGTCACCGGCCCCGAGGTCAAGGCCGCCGAGGCCTACCTGGGCAAGCTCGCCGACGGCCCCCAGCTGACCCGTGCGGAGCGGAGGACCGACCCCGAGCGGCTCTCCGACGCGCTCACCGCCCGGATCGAGCAGATGCGCGGCGTCGAGTCGGCCCTCGCCACCCGCCAGGTCGAGCGCATGGAGCGGCTCCGCGACGACGACGTCACCGCCCTGGAGCTGCGGATCGCGCTGCTCGGCGGATGCCTGCTCGTCGCGATCGGCGTCTCCACGGCCGTCGCCCGCACGCTCACCCGCCCGCTCGCCGTGCTGCGCCTCGGCGCCGCCCGGGTCGCCGAGGCGCCGGAGAGCGAGGAGCCGATCCGCTTCACCGGCCGCAACGACGAGTTCGCCCAGGTCGTCCGGTCCCTCAACACCCTGCACGGCAAGCTCCTGGAGCTCGGCTCCCGCGCCGCGCGGGACGGGGAGCGGGAGGCCGCCGCGGAGCTGGCCGCCCGCCACGCCGAACTGCGCGCGGAGACCGAGCGGCTGACCGCCGAGCTGGAGCGGCAGCGGCACGGCGCCCACCACACGTTCGTCAACCTGTCCCTGCGCACGCTCGGCCTCGTCGAGCGGCAGCTCACCGTCATCGAGAAGCTGGAGGAGCGCGAGCAGGACCCGGAGCAGCTCTCCACGCTGTTCAAGCTGGACCACATGGCCACGGTCATGCGCCGCCACAGCGAGAACCTGCTGATCCTCGCCGGCCACGAGCACGCCCACGCCCACCAGGGGCCGGTCCCGCTGGTCGACGTGCTGCGCGCGGCGGTCAGCGAGATCGAGCGGTACGAGCGGGTCGCCATCCAGTCCCTGCCGCAGCGCGCGTACGTGGCCGGGTTCGCCGCCGACGACATCAGCCACCTGCTGGCCGAGCTGCTGGAGAACGCCACCTCGTTCTCGCCGCCGGAGGCGCGGGTCCGGCTCTCCGGCTGGTCGTCCGACGGCGGCGGCGTGACGCTGTCCGTACGGGACGAGGGCATCGGCATCCCCCCGGCCCGCCTCGCGGACCTCAACGCCCGCCTCGCGGACCCGGAGCTCGCCGCCGAGGGCGAGGGCCTCGGCCTGCGGGTGGCCGCCCTGCTGGCGGCGCGGCACGGCGTACGGGTCGAGCTGCGGGCCGAGCAGGACGGCGGGGTGACGGCCCTCGTCGTTCTCCCGCAGGGGCTGCTGCCGGACGCGCCGGCGGAGGTCCCCCCGGCGATGGCCCTGGCGGAGGGGATGCCGGCGGTGTCCCTCCCGGGGGCGGCGGAGGCCGATTCCACCGCGCTTCTGGAGGGCGGGGAGGCGGGGACGGCCCCGGAGACCGCCGGGCCGGCCGCGCGGCGGGCCGGAACCGGTACCGGTTCCGGGCAGGAGGCCGCCGCCGGGGCGGGCCCCGAGCCCGCGGCCCCCGAATCGGGGAAGCCCGTGCCCGGGAAGGCCGACCCCGAAGGCGCCCCCACCGAGGACACCGGCTCCGAGGACGCCGCGCCCGGACGCACCGGCGCGAAAGGCGTCCGGCGGGAGGCGGAGGACGGCCCGGCGGACCCGCCCGCCGGACACACCGGACCGGCCGGTGCGGACGAGCCCCCCGCCACCACCACCGGACCGTCGGCCGCCACGGAGGCGGACGCGGAGCCCGGCCTGGAGCCCGACACGGACGGCCCCGCCGTCCACGAGGCCACCCTCCAGGTGCGGCTGCCCGCGCCGGACGGGGCGCAGGAGCACCAGCGGACCGCGGACGAGGGCGCCGGGCCGGAATGGGGCGCGGGGGGCGGTGCCGGACCGGAAAGGGTCACGGACAAGGGCCTGCCGAAGCGGACGCCCCGGATCGTCGGCACCGGGACCCCCCGCGCCGAGCGGACCGGCGGAGTCAACGCCGAGGAGCTGCGCCGCCGGCTCGGCGGCTTCCACCGGGGCGCCAAGGAGGGACGGCGCGACGCCGAAGCGGAGATTACGGGGGCGGAAGAAGCGGTACCGGGAACGGGGAACACAGTCGAGGAGGCACACAGGTGA